Part of the Bacillus cabrialesii genome is shown below.
TTCCTTTGGCGAATTTCAAGCCCGTTTTTCCGACATCCTTCAAAGTTGAGCGTACGCCGGCTTCGTTAAGAAATCCTCTTGTGTAGCTTCTGACGCTGTTTGAAAAATCGACCGTATCCTGAGGAAAGTACTTTGTAAACTTTTTATGTACCAAATCTGAAAATGGACGGTTTGTCTTTTTAAACAAATATTTAGGATTCATAAGCACTCTAGCCGCTTTTTGATAACGTGAGCTGTCAACGGCTCTGGAAATATCCAATAGAAGTTTTGAGTGCCGGGCGGTATGCAAACCGCTTGGCTGTTTCACAAATTTCGTAAGCCCTAATCCGTAGTATTTTCCCTGCGTCAGCATAAGGGCGGTTAAGCTTGTCATCGTTCCGTATTTGTCGTAAGCATGATAGAGCTTTCGCAGAATATCATCTTGTTCAACAAATTTGTCGCCCGTTTTTCTGATAAAAATCTCATTGTCACTCAGCTTGGTGACGAGCGCTTTTCCTGAACTCCACGCATCGCCGACTCCGGAAAAACAGCTGCTGTAGCGGGGATCGCATTGTAAAATCATTTGTCCCAGCTCCACATGCAGGTCTTTATATTTGCTTTCGATATCGGTTAATTCAGTGACAACATCATTTGCAAGCTGTTCGAGCTTATCCGGATCAACTGCAATGTTTCCTGACACACCGTTCACCCCCCGAGTTTATGTCTTTCTTCTCTTGCTTTACGTTCCAGTTCTTCCATTCTGGCAATTTCAGCTTTTCGTTCTTCGATTTTGACGGCGGCTGCCTTCAGCTCCTGGCTTGTTTCAAGCAGTTCCTGTTCAAATTGATCGTAGGCGGCTTTTGTTTCCTCGAAATCCTGGTCAAACGAATCTCTTGCTTTTCCCTGCCAAGCATCCCCCAATGCAGATAACCGGGATTCAAGGAGCAGCTTGGAACTTCTGACCTCCTCTGCGGCCGCACTGTACTTGTTTGCCAGCTCAATGACTTTATATGAGTCCAACTTTTGTCCCCTGCCTTTTCTAAATTCACGCACAATTGGATGTTTTATATAAATGATTATAAATAATTCGGCATGTATCCGAATCGTACAAAAGAACCTTTTCATAAGAGCTGGAAGGGCGTATATTCACTCAAATTTCACAGTTGGTGAGACTTTAAGATTACAAAAAAGGTAAAAAAAACAAATCTCTCAGACGTAAGACAAATGAGAAATTTTCCGCTCTATGGGAAAAAACACTAAAATTGATCAAATGACCTAAGTGCGCCAAATGTGTTACGGGACGTGCTCTCCCATGGTATAAATGGAATTGTAAACGTTATCAAGGAGGTCGTCAGTATGAAGAAAAAATCATTCTCAATCGTAATAGCGGGCGGAGGGAGTACTTTCACTCCGGGAATCGTTCTGATGCTCTTGGACCATTTGGAGGAGTTTCCGATCAGAAAACTGAGGCTGTATGATAATGACGGGGAGAGACAAGAGCGGATTGCAGGCGCTTGTGACGTTTTTATCAGAGAAAAAGCGCCGGAAATTGAATTTACAGCGACGACTGACCCGGAAGAAGCTTTTACAGATGTTGATTTTGTCATGGCGCACATCAGGGTAGGGAAATACGCGATGCGTGCGCTGGATGAGCAAATTCCGCTGAAGTACGGAGTTGTCGGCCAGGAGACGTGCGGACCGGGCGGTATCGCATACGGCATGCGTTCGATCGGCGGCGTGCTTGAAATACTAGATTACATGGAAACATATTCGCCTGATGCGTGGATGCTCAATTATTCCAACCCGGCGGCCATTGTCGCGGAGGCTACGAGACGCCTCAGACCGAATTCGAAAATTCTCAATATCTGTGATATGCCGGTGGGAATCGAAGACCGGATGGCGCAAATACTCGGCCTCTCCTCAAGAAAAGAAATGAAGGTCCGCTACTACGGATTAAATCATTTCGGCTGGTGGACGTCGATTCAGGATCAAGAGGGCAACGATTTAATGCCGAAGCTGAAGGAGCATGTATCTCAATACGGGTATATTCCGAAGACGGAGGCTGAAGCTGTGGAGGCGAGCTGGAATGACACGTTCGCAAAAGCGCGTGACGTGCAGGCCGCTGATCCTGACACACTGCCGAATACGTATTTGCAATATTATTTGTTCCCGGATGACATGGTGAAAAAATCAAATCCGAATCATACGCGGGCAAACGAAGTGATGGAAGGGCGCGAAGCCTTTATTTTCAGCCAATGTGATATGATCACGCGCGAGCAGTCCTCGGAAAACAGCGAAATCAAAATCGATGATCACGCATCATATATCGTGGATCTTGCCCGGGCGATTGCCTACAACACAGGTGAAAGAATGCTCTTGATCGTTGAAAATAACGGAGCGATTGCGAATTTTGACCCGACTGCGATGGTCGAAGTGCCTTGTATCGTCGGCTCGAATGGGCCAGAGCCGATCACCGTCGGCACTATTCCGCAATTCCAAAAAGGGCTGATGGAGCAGCAGGTATCCGTTGAGAAATTGACTGTTGAAGCGTGGGCGGAGAAATCGTTCCAAAAGCTGTGGCAGGCGCTGATCCTGTCAAAAACAGTGCCGAACGCGCGTGTGGCAAGGCTCATTCTCGAGGATTTAATAGAGGCCAACAAAGACTACTGGCCTGAGCTTGATCAAAGCCCAACCCGCATTTCATAACTGAAAATCCCCCATTTTCGAATCTGTAATTGTATATAATAGAAAGAAAATGGGGGGATCTGATATGCAGCTCGAAGAACTGATTAATCAGCACTACAGTAAATTAAATGACAACGATTTTCATATTTTAAAATATATATTGAATCACAAGCACACGTGCTATCACCTTGGAATCGACGCGCTGGCCAAAGCTTGCAGCGTATCGCGTTCCTCAATTTTGCGGCTTGCCCAAAAGCTCGGTTTCAGCGGCTACAGTGAATTTCGCGTTTTTTTAAAGTGGGAAGATCAGCCGGAAGAAGGCGAGAGTATGAGTTTTCAAAAACTGCTTGATGATATTGAAGCAAATCTGAAATTCCTAAGGACGAAGGACATGACGGATATGTGCCAGCTGATTGATGAAGCCGACCGCATTTTCGTGTACGGATCGGGAAATGCGCAAAAGATATGCGCCCGCGATCTGCAAAGAATGTTTATTCCGCGCCATCGGTATCTCATTTTGATTGAAGACAGAAATGAATTTAATCTGATGCGCGATGATTTTAAAGTAAACGATCTGTTTATCATCATTTCGCTTTCCGGAGAAACACCGGAGCTGATTCCTCAGGCAAGAATGCTTTCTGCAAAGGGCATTCCCTTTATTTCCATTACAAATTTAAAAAACAATGTCCTCGCCCAGCTGACTCCGCATAATCTTTATGCGACAAGCAAACCTGTGACATTAAGCGATAAAACGGAAATTGTCGCTTTTGCGCCGTTTTTTCTCGTTGGCGAAGCATTGTTCCGCGCATATGTTGATTACAAAGAGGCAGAAAAAAATGACATTGAGTAGCAGGGGGTTTTGGTATGATGCAAAAAATTCAGCGCTTTGGAAGCGCGATGTTTGTACCTGTTCTATTGTTCGCGTTCGCGGGCATTATTGTCGGTGTCAGCACGCTCTTTAAAAATGAAACCCTCATGGGCCCGCTCGCCGATCCTGACGGGTTGTGGTATCAGTGCTGGTATATCATTGAGCAGGGCGGCTGGACGGTCTTTAACCAAATGCCGCTCTTATTCGCCATCGGCATCCCGGTTGCTTTGGCGAAGAAAGCTCAGGCGCGCGCTTGCTTGGAAGCGCTTACGGTTTACTTGACGTTCAATTATTTTGTCAGCTCGATTTTGACGGTATGGGGAGGCGCATTTGGCGTCGATATGAACCAGGAGGTCGGCGGAACGAGCGGGTTAACGATGATCGCGGGCATCAAAACGCTTGATACCAACATTATCGGAGCCATCTTGATTTCTTCAATTGTCGTCTATTTGCATAACCGTTATTTTGATAAAAAACTGCCTGATTTTCTCGGCATCTTTCAGGGTTCAACGTATATCGTGATGATTTCCTTCTTCATTATGATCCCGATCGCCCTTGCGGTGTCTTACATTTGGCCGATGGTTCAATCGGGTATCGCCTCGCTTCAAAGCTTCCTGGTCGCTTCCGGGGCGGTGGGCGTTTGGATTTACACGTTTTTGGAACGGATTTTGATCCCGACGGGTCTTCATCATTTTATTTACACGCCGTTTATTTATGGGCCTGCTGTAGCGGAAGGCGGGATCGTCACGTATTGGGCGCAGCATCTCGGCGAATATTCACAAAGCGCCAAACCCCTGAAGGAGCTTTTCCCGCAAGGCGGATTCGCGCTCCATGGCAACTCGAAAATCTTCGGCATTCCGGGAATCGCTCTGGCGTTTTATGCTACAGCCAAAAAGGAAAAGAAAAAACTTGTCGCGGGGCTGCTGATTCCTGTTACACTGACAGCGATTGTCGCCGGTATTACAGAGCCGATTGAGTTCACTTTCTTATTCATCTCTCCTTTCTTATTTGCGGTTCACGCCGTGCTTGCCGCATCAATGTCGACGGTCATGTATTTGGCGGGTGTTGTCGGGAACATGGGAGGCGGGCTGATCGAAGCTGCCACCTTGAACTGGATACCTCTCTTTGGCAGCCATGGTATGACGTATGTGTATCAAATTTTGATCGGGCTTTCTTTTACAGCTATTTATTTTTTCGTCTTCCGATTTTTAATCCTCAAATTCAACATCGCCACACCGGGACGGGAAAAGGATGATCAGCAGGAAACAAAGCTGTATTCGAAAAAGGAATACAGAGAAAGAAAAATCAAGGATGAAACAGCCTCCACAGCTGAAACTGAAACGGCAGATGACACCGCGTTTTTGTATATTGAAGCGCTGGGAGGAAAAGACAACATCACCGAAGTCACAAACTGCGCCACCCGCCTCAGAGTCAGCGTCAAGGATGACAGTAAGGTTGAACCCGACAGCATCTTCCGCGCGCTTGGCGCACACGGCGTCGTCAGGAACGGGAAAGCGTTTCAAGTGATTATCGGACTAAGCGTTCCGCAGATGCGGGAGCGTGTGGAAAAAATATTGAATCAATAAAGCCGGCCCTCCTTTCCAGGAGGGTTTTCGTTTGCCGTCAAAAAGACCGTCATAGTAAAGTAAAGAAAGAGACAATCGAGTAAAAAGGGGTTTGGAGGCTTTTACATGCAAAAGGCTTTATCGTTTTTAAAACCATACTCATGGCTGGCGGGAGTTGCGCTAATCCTCATGTTGACGGAGCTTGCGGTTGAACTGATGCAGCCTTTACTGATCGCAAAAATCATCGACGATGGGATATTGAAGCAAGATTTGCGGCATGTGTGGACATGGGGCGCGGTCATGGTCGGATTGACCGTGTTGTCATTTGCCGCGGGAATGCTGAATTCCTTTTACGCCGCCCATGTCAGCCAAAGCTTTTCCTATGATACGAGAAAAGGGCTTTTTCAAAAAATCCAGTCCTTCTCCTATTCTACATTTGGACAGTTTTCCTCCTCTTCTTATATCACAAGGCTGACAAACGATGTCACACAGGTTCAAAACATGATTTTTATGAGTTTGCGGTTTATGCTGCGGGCACCGTTAATGATTGCAGGAGGCATTGCGCTGTCACTCGCTGTTAACGTGAAGCTCGGCTTTTTTCTGCTTGTGACCATTCCGATCCTGATCTTGTTTTTGCTTTGGGTATTAAAAAAAGGCGGGGCGCTGTTCCGCTCCGTGCAGAAACGGCTGGATCAGGTGAATACCGTCATGCAGGAAAACCTAACCGCGATGAAGCTGATCAAAGCGCTGCTTCGCGGCAGCCATGAAGTCAAAAGATTTATCAAAGCCAACACGAGGCTGATGGAAAAAACGGTTTCAGCCTTTCAGCTTGTGGAATTCACGATGCCTGTGCTGATGCTTTTGATGAACCTCTGCATCCTGTTGATTTTGTGGGCAGGGGCCTACAGTATCACAAGCGGCGGCACTCAGGTCGGCGATGTTGTCGCGATTATTAACTACGCAACACGCATTACGGGCGCGCTTTCGATGTTTCCGTTTTTGATTATGATTTTCACCCGGGCGAAGGCATCAGGGGATAGGATCGGCGAAGTGCTTGAAACGGAAGGCGATGAGCGGGCGGAAGACATTATATCTGATCGTTTGTCGGGACGGATTGAATTTCAGCATGTTTCCTTCCGTTATCCTGAAATGGATAGAGAAGTACTGCGGAATATCTCGTTTTCCGCAAAGCCAAGGGAGACGATCGCGATTCTCGGCGCGACGGGATCGGGCAAGTCCACGCTCTTTCAGCTTATTCCACGGCTTTATCAGGCGGATGCAGGAAGCATTTACATAGATGAAAAGCCGATTCATGATGTTCCGGCTGAAGGGCTTCGCAAGCAAATTGGATATGTACCGCAGGAAGTGCTCCTGTTTTCCGGCACAATCAAAGAAAATATCGCTTGGGGCAAAGAAAATGCTTCACTTGATGAAATAATGGAAGCCGCCAAACATGCGCAAATTCATGACACGATTATGAAGCTCCCAAATGGGTATGACACCGTGTTGGGGCAAAGAGGCGTCAACCTGTCCGGCGGCCAGAAGCAGCGGATATCCATTGCTAGGGCGCTGATCCGAAAACCGGCCATCCTTCTTTTGGATGACAGCACAAGCGCGCTTGATCTGCAAACGGAGGCGAAGCTGCTTGAGGCAATCAGCACATACGAGTGCACAACATTAATCATTACGCAAAAAATGACCACAGCCATGAAAGCTGATAAGATTTTGCTGCTTGAGGATGGCGAAATGATTGAAAAAGGCACGCATAGTGAGCTGCTATCTGAATCACAGTTATACAAGCGCATTTATGAGTCGCAATTCGGAAGGGAGGGGAGCGAGTCATGCTAAAAGACATCCGCAAGCCTTTCCAATATCCTAAACTGCCAATCGGCAAAACAGAAGGCGCGAAAAAACGGGCGAAAGCAAAGGATACAAAAGGCACACTGAGACGAATCTGGTCTTACTTGGCTGAACGAAAAGGACTGCTCATCCTTGTTATGCTGATGGTTGTCATCAGCGCGATATTCGGGCTCCTTGGCCCCTTCGTGATCGGAAAGGCAATCGACCATTTTATCGTCGGGAAAACGGTCAGCGGCTTGATTCCCGTTTTGCTTCTTCTGCTCGTCATTTATGTCATTCAGGCCCTGTCGCTCTGGTTTCAAAACTATTGGATGATTACGATTTCGCAAGGCACGGTTTTCAGAATGAGAAGCGAGTTGTTCACCCACCTGCATGAGCTGCCGATTCCGTTTTTTGATAAACAGCGGCACGGCGAGCTGATGAGCCGGGTGACGAATGACATCGAAAATGTCAGCTCGACCTTAAACACGTCGGTCATTCAAATTTTGTCAAGCGTCATTACCTTCGTCGGAACGATTGCGGTCATGCTGTACATGAGCCCGCTCCTCACAGCGATTACCCTGACCATTATTCCGGTGATGGCAGTAAGTCTGAAATGGATCACCAACCGGACGGGAAAGCTGTTTAAAGAACAGCAGAAAAACCTTGGCGAGCTGAATGGATATATTGAGGAATCTGTTTCCGGCGCAAAGGTCATCAAAGCCTATTCGCGTGAAAAGCAGATCACAGCCGAATTTCTTGAAAAAAACGCTGCGCTCAAGACCTCGGGCTTCTGGGCACAGACGATTTCCGGGTTTATCCCGAAAGTCATGAACTCTTTGAATAACTTAAGCTTTACAATGATTGCCGCAATCGGCGGTTTGTTTGCGCTAAAAGGCTGGATCTCGATCGGCTCCATCGTCGTCTTTGCCGAGTATTCAAGACAATTCACACGTCCTTTAAACGACTTGGCGAACCAGTTTAATACGATGCTGTCCGCCATTGCGGGCGCTGAACGGGTGTTTGACGTGCTTGACGAAAAAGAGGAGCGCGAGGATGAAAAGAACGCCGTGCATCAGCCGATCCAAACAGGCAGTATTGAATTCCGGGACGTGTCCTTCGGTTACGATCAAGGGCAGCAGACACTGAAGCATTTACAGTTTACCGTGCCTGCCGGACAATCCATCGCGTTTGTCGGGCCGACGGGAGCGGGGAAAACAACTGTCACCAACCTGCTCGCCCGTTTTTACGAGCCTGAAGAGGGGAGAATTTTAATCGACGGTACAGACATTAAAACGCTCACTAGGGCAAGCTTGAGAAAAAACATGGGGTTTGTCCTTCAGGATTCGTTTTTGTTTCAGGGAACGATCAGAGAAAATATTCGCTATGGCAGGCTCGATGCTTCTGATCAGGAAGTCGAAGCCGCTGCAAAAACAGCGAACGCCCATAGCTTTATTGAAAGGCTGCCAAAAGGATATGACACCGTGCTGACGCAAAACGGCACAGGCATCAGCCAAGGACAGAAACAATTGATTTCCATAGCGCGTGCGGTGCTTGCCGATCCGGTTCTTCTCATCTTGGATGAAGCGACAAGCAACATTGATACCGTAACAGAAGTCAACATTCAAGAAGCGCTCGCCCGTTTAATGGAAGGAAGAACAAGCGTCATCATCGCCCACAGGCTGAACACAATTCAAAGAGCGGACCAGATTGTGGTGCTAAAAGATGGCGAAATGATTGAAAAAGGCAGCCATGAAGAATTGATCCGGCAAAAAGGATTTTACAGTGACTTATATAAAAGCCAATTTGAGAAATAGACCTTTGTCCTGCACAGAGGTCTTTTTTGTTACAGTTTTATAGTACTTTTATTTCATTTTCGTAAAATGTAACAAAATTACTTGACGTAAACAAGTTATGTATATATACTAGCTTACATTAAGTAAGTGATAACATTTATCAAGGAGGATAAAATGAATAAATCATTTGAAATTGGCACATTACTTTTAAGAGTTATTACAGGTATTATCTTTTTTGTTCACGGTTTATCAAAGTTTCAAGGAATGGAGGGCACGATTCAATTTTTCGGCAGCATAGGCCTTCCAAGCTTTATGGCGTATGTCATCGCAGCGATTGAACTCGTTGGCGGAGTGCTTGTCTTCTTCGGATTGGCTACACGTATTGTCGGTGTTCTGTTTGCCCTCACGCTGATCGGAGCCATCATTACAGTCAAGCTGAAAGCGCCATTCATGGGAAATGCAGAATTTGATTACCTTCTGCTTTTGACATCAATCCACCTGGCTCTTTCCGGAAGCCGTTTCCTTGCGCTGGATCCACTTGTGTTTAAAGCAAAAAAGAGCGAAAACGTATCAGCATAAGAAAAGAGGCATACAGCATGACCAGCATTCATGAGGATACAAATATTGGCTATGTCAAACTCACAATCCGCAGCCTGGAGCGTTCCCTTCAGTTCTACTGTAACGTCATCGGCTTTCAAGTCTTAAAAAAGACGGATCGCCAAGCCGAACTATCGGCTGACGGAAAACGCGTCCTGCTTGTTCTCGAAGAAAATCAGAGCGCCGTCGTCTTGCCTGAACGGTCTGTGACGGGCCTCTATCACTTTGCAATTCTTCTTCCGAACAGGAAGGAACTTGGTATCGCGCTCGCCCGCCTGATTGAACACGGCATTGCCATCGGACATGGGGATCATGCTGTCAGTGAAGCACTCTACCTGTCTGATCCTGATGGAAACGGAATTGAAATGTACGCTGACCGCCCCCGCAGCACGTGGCAGCGTGATCGTGAAGGAAACTACGTCATGACGACAACCGCTGTTGACATTGAGGGTCTTCTTGAAGTGGCCGGAGATGAGCGGAAAGCAGCGCTTCCGAACGATACAATTATCGGACACATTCATCTGCATGTCAGTGATTTGAAAGAAGCAAAAGCGTTTTATACGGATGTGCTGGGCTTTGATATTGTCGGAAACTATGCGGGCATGTCCGCTCTCTTCGTTTCAGCCGGAGGCTACCATCATCATATCGGCTTAAATATTTGGGCGGGAAGAAACGCGCCGCCTAAACCAACAAATGCCAGCGGACTAGACTATTACACGGTTGTCCTGCCTCATCAAGAGGAACTGGATCGAGTGGCAGACCGAGTCAAACGTGCCGGATATTCGATCGAAGAAACGGAAAACAGCTTCCGTGTGAAAGATCCTGTTTCCGGCGCCCATATTAGATTTGTGATTTGACTGTAATCCCTTTGCCGAAAAAACGGCAGGGGGATTTTTTATTTTTGTCCGCCTTGTTATGATGGGAGAACCAACTTGTTAGGAGGCGTTTACATGGAACTCAATCACCTTGTGACGGGCAAAATAGCATTAAATCAATATGTGCATCGCTTAGAGCAAAAGGATGTTTCATTTTACGTCCACTATTGGGGAGCGATGACGAACCACTATAACACACTCCTTCATAAGCATTCCTTTTATGAAATTTGTTACGTCGTAAGAGGTGAAGGATATTACCTTGAAGGCGATCGTACATATCCGCTTCGTGAACAGACGATTTTTTTGTCAAAGCCGGAGCATTTGCACCAAATCAAAAGTGAAACAGGGCTGTTCCTTTTTTACGTCGCTTTCGAGCTGAGCGAGGATCAGTCAAGCGCCGAATGGATCAAAGTGATGGAAGAAGTGAAACAAAGCCCCTTTATCACAATGCAATTGAAAGATGTCGAACCGCCGGGCCTGCTTTGGAAAACGTTAATGCTGCAAGCAGCGCAGCCTGTCAATGCTTTTGACAAAGAGATCCTATTTCATTTGTCGCATGCATTGATCCTGTCATTAATCCAAACCTTTCTCCCGTCCGCCCATCGCCCGAAACAAAAGCAGCCCATTCACACATCTTCTGCTTTGCTGACAGAGGTGAAACTGCACATAAAAGACAATCTGTCACAGCCGTTAAAGCTGACGGATGTCGCCAGCCACTTTCATATCTCAGGGAGGCACTTATCACGTTTATTTGCAGCAGAACTGGGCGTCAGCTACTCAGAATTTGTCCAAAATGAAAAAATAAACAAAGCTGCCGAACTGCTGAAATCAACGAATCTATCGATTAAAGAAATAGCGGAAGAAATCGGTTTCTCAGTACATTATTTCACTCGCGTCTTTTCCGCTAAAATCGGTAGCTCACCCGGGCTTTTCCGCTCCCTTTATAAAGATTCAAAAATGACCGCATTTCAAATCAATAAACCTTTTCAAAAAATCGAACAGGCCA
Proteins encoded:
- a CDS encoding WXG100 family type VII secretion target, producing the protein MDSYKVIELANKYSAAAEEVRSSKLLLESRLSALGDAWQGKARDSFDQDFEETKAAYDQFEQELLETSQELKAAAVKIEERKAEIARMEELERKAREERHKLGG
- the glvA gene encoding maltose-6'-phosphate glucosidase; this translates as MKKKSFSIVIAGGGSTFTPGIVLMLLDHLEEFPIRKLRLYDNDGERQERIAGACDVFIREKAPEIEFTATTDPEEAFTDVDFVMAHIRVGKYAMRALDEQIPLKYGVVGQETCGPGGIAYGMRSIGGVLEILDYMETYSPDAWMLNYSNPAAIVAEATRRLRPNSKILNICDMPVGIEDRMAQILGLSSRKEMKVRYYGLNHFGWWTSIQDQEGNDLMPKLKEHVSQYGYIPKTEAEAVEASWNDTFAKARDVQAADPDTLPNTYLQYYLFPDDMVKKSNPNHTRANEVMEGREAFIFSQCDMITREQSSENSEIKIDDHASYIVDLARAIAYNTGERMLLIVENNGAIANFDPTAMVEVPCIVGSNGPEPITVGTIPQFQKGLMEQQVSVEKLTVEAWAEKSFQKLWQALILSKTVPNARVARLILEDLIEANKDYWPELDQSPTRIS
- the glvR gene encoding MurR/RpiR family transcriptional regulator GlvR yields the protein MQLEELINQHYSKLNDNDFHILKYILNHKHTCYHLGIDALAKACSVSRSSILRLAQKLGFSGYSEFRVFLKWEDQPEEGESMSFQKLLDDIEANLKFLRTKDMTDMCQLIDEADRIFVYGSGNAQKICARDLQRMFIPRHRYLILIEDRNEFNLMRDDFKVNDLFIIISLSGETPELIPQARMLSAKGIPFISITNLKNNVLAQLTPHNLYATSKPVTLSDKTEIVAFAPFFLVGEALFRAYVDYKEAEKNDIE
- the malP gene encoding PTS maltose transporter subunit IIBC; protein product: MMQKIQRFGSAMFVPVLLFAFAGIIVGVSTLFKNETLMGPLADPDGLWYQCWYIIEQGGWTVFNQMPLLFAIGIPVALAKKAQARACLEALTVYLTFNYFVSSILTVWGGAFGVDMNQEVGGTSGLTMIAGIKTLDTNIIGAILISSIVVYLHNRYFDKKLPDFLGIFQGSTYIVMISFFIMIPIALAVSYIWPMVQSGIASLQSFLVASGAVGVWIYTFLERILIPTGLHHFIYTPFIYGPAVAEGGIVTYWAQHLGEYSQSAKPLKELFPQGGFALHGNSKIFGIPGIALAFYATAKKEKKKLVAGLLIPVTLTAIVAGITEPIEFTFLFISPFLFAVHAVLAASMSTVMYLAGVVGNMGGGLIEAATLNWIPLFGSHGMTYVYQILIGLSFTAIYFFVFRFLILKFNIATPGREKDDQQETKLYSKKEYRERKIKDETASTAETETADDTAFLYIEALGGKDNITEVTNCATRLRVSVKDDSKVEPDSIFRALGAHGVVRNGKAFQVIIGLSVPQMRERVEKILNQ
- a CDS encoding ABC transporter ATP-binding protein — translated: MQKALSFLKPYSWLAGVALILMLTELAVELMQPLLIAKIIDDGILKQDLRHVWTWGAVMVGLTVLSFAAGMLNSFYAAHVSQSFSYDTRKGLFQKIQSFSYSTFGQFSSSSYITRLTNDVTQVQNMIFMSLRFMLRAPLMIAGGIALSLAVNVKLGFFLLVTIPILILFLLWVLKKGGALFRSVQKRLDQVNTVMQENLTAMKLIKALLRGSHEVKRFIKANTRLMEKTVSAFQLVEFTMPVLMLLMNLCILLILWAGAYSITSGGTQVGDVVAIINYATRITGALSMFPFLIMIFTRAKASGDRIGEVLETEGDERAEDIISDRLSGRIEFQHVSFRYPEMDREVLRNISFSAKPRETIAILGATGSGKSTLFQLIPRLYQADAGSIYIDEKPIHDVPAEGLRKQIGYVPQEVLLFSGTIKENIAWGKENASLDEIMEAAKHAQIHDTIMKLPNGYDTVLGQRGVNLSGGQKQRISIARALIRKPAILLLDDSTSALDLQTEAKLLEAISTYECTTLIITQKMTTAMKADKILLLEDGEMIEKGTHSELLSESQLYKRIYESQFGREGSESC
- a CDS encoding ABC transporter ATP-binding protein, translated to MLKDIRKPFQYPKLPIGKTEGAKKRAKAKDTKGTLRRIWSYLAERKGLLILVMLMVVISAIFGLLGPFVIGKAIDHFIVGKTVSGLIPVLLLLLVIYVIQALSLWFQNYWMITISQGTVFRMRSELFTHLHELPIPFFDKQRHGELMSRVTNDIENVSSTLNTSVIQILSSVITFVGTIAVMLYMSPLLTAITLTIIPVMAVSLKWITNRTGKLFKEQQKNLGELNGYIEESVSGAKVIKAYSREKQITAEFLEKNAALKTSGFWAQTISGFIPKVMNSLNNLSFTMIAAIGGLFALKGWISIGSIVVFAEYSRQFTRPLNDLANQFNTMLSAIAGAERVFDVLDEKEEREDEKNAVHQPIQTGSIEFRDVSFGYDQGQQTLKHLQFTVPAGQSIAFVGPTGAGKTTVTNLLARFYEPEEGRILIDGTDIKTLTRASLRKNMGFVLQDSFLFQGTIRENIRYGRLDASDQEVEAAAKTANAHSFIERLPKGYDTVLTQNGTGISQGQKQLISIARAVLADPVLLILDEATSNIDTVTEVNIQEALARLMEGRTSVIIAHRLNTIQRADQIVVLKDGEMIEKGSHEELIRQKGFYSDLYKSQFEK
- the catD gene encoding DoxX family oxidoreductase CatD, encoding MNKSFEIGTLLLRVITGIIFFVHGLSKFQGMEGTIQFFGSIGLPSFMAYVIAAIELVGGVLVFFGLATRIVGVLFALTLIGAIITVKLKAPFMGNAEFDYLLLLTSIHLALSGSRFLALDPLVFKAKKSENVSA
- the catE gene encoding catechol 2,3-dioxygenase; translation: MTSIHEDTNIGYVKLTIRSLERSLQFYCNVIGFQVLKKTDRQAELSADGKRVLLVLEENQSAVVLPERSVTGLYHFAILLPNRKELGIALARLIEHGIAIGHGDHAVSEALYLSDPDGNGIEMYADRPRSTWQRDREGNYVMTTTAVDIEGLLEVAGDERKAALPNDTIIGHIHLHVSDLKEAKAFYTDVLGFDIVGNYAGMSALFVSAGGYHHHIGLNIWAGRNAPPKPTNASGLDYYTVVLPHQEELDRVADRVKRAGYSIEETENSFRVKDPVSGAHIRFVI
- a CDS encoding AraC family transcriptional regulator, whose amino-acid sequence is MELNHLVTGKIALNQYVHRLEQKDVSFYVHYWGAMTNHYNTLLHKHSFYEICYVVRGEGYYLEGDRTYPLREQTIFLSKPEHLHQIKSETGLFLFYVAFELSEDQSSAEWIKVMEEVKQSPFITMQLKDVEPPGLLWKTLMLQAAQPVNAFDKEILFHLSHALILSLIQTFLPSAHRPKQKQPIHTSSALLTEVKLHIKDNLSQPLKLTDVASHFHISGRHLSRLFAAELGVSYSEFVQNEKINKAAELLKSTNLSIKEIAEEIGFSVHYFTRVFSAKIGSSPGLFRSLYKDSKMTAFQINKPFQKIEQAKPHE